In a single window of the Eleginops maclovinus isolate JMC-PN-2008 ecotype Puerto Natales chromosome 6, JC_Emac_rtc_rv5, whole genome shotgun sequence genome:
- the LOC134866483 gene encoding kelch-like protein 40a has translation MAALTIDPVEQPRMYQQSLLQDGLCDLLENEKFVDCVLKIQEEEFPCHRLVLAASSPFFKAMFLSELEESKKREIVLKDVEPSVIKMILRYLYTSDINLTEQNVQDIFMVANMYQIPSIFSVCVSYLQEKLVLGNCLAIFRLGLLLDCPRLTLNARDFICERYQVVVRDQDFHQLGPSELAIIITSDALNIEREELVFESLMDWVKHDETNRIKDLPELLHCIRFRLITPDYFKEKVERHQYLRFSQEIKKELDLVKDAYKGRLPKPKKLESDEAKGGEESEEEDDEVEGYLPGILNNNPRFGMFELELILMISDTGTVAYDPVGNECFVASESTKIPKNHCSLVTKENQVFVVGGLIYNEEDKDEPFSSYFLQFDPVSSEWLGMPSQPNPRCLFGLTEAENSIFVVGGKELKNGEHALDSVIIYDRQSFKWGESDPLPYQVYGHGTISHNGLVYVIGGKSESKKCMKRVCVYNPTKFEWKDLAPLQTARSLFGITVHKEQIYVVTGVTDAGLTSSVEVYDIAANKWSEFTDFPQERSSLNLISTGGCLYAVGGFAMMPSETSDEPVPTEMTDVWRYDEPDTCWNGILREISYAEGATILPVRLNTLRLTKL, from the exons ATGGCTGCCCTGACTATAGACCCGGTGGAGCAGCCTCGGATGTACCAACAGTCTCTGCTTCAGGACGGATTGTGTGACCTCTTGGAGAATGAAAAGTTTGTGGACTGCGTCCTCAAAATTCAAGAAGAGGAGTTCCCCTGCCACCGCTTGGTTTTGGCCGCAAGCAGCCCTTTCTTCAAGGCCATGTTCCTGTCCGAACTGGAGGAGAGCAAGAAGCGCGAGATTGTCCTCAAAGATGTGGAGCCAAGTGTCATTAAGATGATCCTGCGCTACTTATACACCTCTGACATTAATCTGACAGAACAAAACGTCCAGGATATCTTCATGGTTGCTAACATGTACCAGATACCCTCTATcttctctgtatgtgtgtcctACCTCCAAGAGAAGCTGGTTCTGGGAAACTGCTTGGCTATCTTCAGGCTGGGACTGCTGCTGGATTGTCCCAGGCTTACTCTGAATGCTAGAGACTTCATCTGCGAACGCTACCAGGTGGTTGTCAGAGACCAGGACTTCCATCAGTTGGGCCCAAGCGAGCTGGCCATCATCATCACCTCAGACGCCCTCAACATTGAGCGGGAGGAGCTGGTGTTTGAATCTCTAATGGACTGGGTCAAACATGATGAGACAAATCGCATTAAGGACCTTCCAGAGCTTTTGCACTGCATCCGTTTCAGGCTCATAACTCCGGATTACTTCAAAGAGAAAGTAGAGCGTCACCAGTACCTGCGGTTCAGCCAGGAAATCAAGAAGGAGCTGGATCTGGTCAAGGATGCTTACAAAGGGCGTCTGCCAAAACCCAAGAAGCTTGAAAGTGACGAGGcaaagggaggagaagaaagcgaggaggaggacgatgaGGTTGAAGGGTACTTGCCGGGTATACTCAACAACAACCCTCGCTTTGGGATGTTTGAGCTGGAACTGATACTTATGATCAGTGACACAGGGACTGTGGCCTATGACCCAGTAGGAAATGAATGCTTTGTGGCCTCAGAGTCAACAAAGATTCCCAAGAACCACTGCAGCCTGGTGACCAAGGAGAACCAGGTGTTTGTTGTCGGAGGACTTATCTACAACGAGGAGGACAAAGATGAACCATTCAGCTCTTACTTCCTGCAG TTTGACCCAGTGAGTTCAGAATGGTTAGGGATGCCTTCACAACCTAACCCTCGCTGTCTGTTCGGCCTCACTGAAGCTGAAAACTCCATCTTTGTTGTTGGAGGAAAGGAGCTGAAGAATGGAGAGCATGCCCTCGACTCAGTCATCATCTATGACAGACA GTCATTCAAATGGGGAGAGTCTGACCCTCTTCCTTATCAAGTGTACGGCCATGGAACCATATCACACAACGGTCTGGTCTACGTCATTGGAGGAAAATCTGAAAGCAA GAAATGCATGAAAAGGGTCTGTGTCTACAACCCCACAAAGTTTGAGTGGAAGGACCTGGCTCCTCTGCAGACGGCCCGCTCCCTGTTTGGCATAACCGTACACAAAGAACAGATCTACGTGGTGACAGGGGTCACGGACGCAGGCCTCACCAGCTCTGTGGAGGTCTACGACATTGCCGCCAACAA GTGGTCTGAGTTTACAGACTTCCCACAGGAGCGCAGCTCTCTCAATCTGATCTCGACTGGGGGTTGCCTGTACGCTGTGGGGGGCTTTGCCATGATGCCCAGTGAAACCAGTGACGAGCCTGTCCCAACAGAGATGACTGATGTCTGGAG aTATGATGAGCCAGACACGTGCTGGAATGGGATTTTGCGAGAGATCAGCTACGCAGAGGGAGCCACTATTCTCCCAGTGCGTCTCAACACTCTGCGCCTCACCAAGTTATAA